The Coregonus clupeaformis isolate EN_2021a unplaced genomic scaffold, ASM2061545v1 scaf1128, whole genome shotgun sequence sequence TCCCTGATCACTTCTGCCACCGTGTGGAGAAAGGTTTTCTGAGTGATCTACTCATTGAGAAATTGAAACATTTTCAATACAAATAACTAAAACATGTATCGTGTTATAATTTACTCTAATCAATGTTTTGTAAcacaaaaataatgtttttttcccccttcgCAGTGGCTCCAAATATAAGGGAAAGCAtggtagtaagagagagaaaaggatctGCATTGGACTAGGGACACAGACCAATGTACTGTAATGGAGAAAGAGGAGTATGGTAGATAGTTCTAGAGCCTAAGAGTTTAAAAAAACTGCATGTCAGAACCAGGAGGCTCCTTCAAAATGGAACCAAAGACTGATATGGTGTTGGTTGTGATCTTTCTCAGCATTGTGACCCTGATCACTGCCTTAATGAACAGTGCAGTCATACTGGCGATCATGAACACAAAAAAACTCCACCTGCCTGCCAACTACCTGATCTGCTCTCTGGCTGTCACTGACTTCCTGGTGGCCATCTTGGTGATGCCCCTTAGCGTCCTCTACATCGCCACAAAGAAGTGGCTGCTGGGATGTGTTGTTTGTGAGGCATGGCTGAGCGTGGACATGACCTGCTGCACCTGCTCCATCCTGCATCTGTGTGCCATCGCCCTGGACCGCCACTGGGCCATCACCAACGCCGTGGAGTATTCCTGCAAGAGAACCCCGCGCCACGTCGCCATCATGGTTACCATCGTGTGGACCATCTCCGTCCTCATCTCAGTGCCGCCTCTGTTATGGAGGCACAGCGGGGATGACAACTTCGGCAACTACACCAAGTGTCTCATCGAGCACGACCACATCGGCTTCACCATCTACTCCACCTTCGGGGCCTTCTACATCCCCATggccctcatcctcatcctctacTACAGGATCTTCATCGCAGCCCGGACCTTGTACCACAGACGGAGCTCCTTGGGGGCCCGGTGTAAGAGGAGAGCCAGCAGCCACAAATGCCTCAGTAGCTGCCGTGTCGCATCAACGTCTCTCTGTGCGTCTGAGCAGTCTGCCTCGGACCCCACGTTAAACACAGAGCTAAATATACTCAATGGCCCTACCTGCGTAAGTCAGACGGCGGGGGACCGTGGGACCGGGGGACCGAGGGACCGGGGGACCTGTGATGAGAGgacacagatctgtgcctccagaGAGAGGAAGGCTGCCCGCACACTGGGCCTCATCCTGGGGGCTTTTATCCTATGCTGGCTGCCTTTCTTTGTTAAGGAGTTACTGGTGGGCCTCCAGGTGTTTCATGCCTCAGCACAGGTGTCAGACTTTCTCACGTGGCTGGGATACGTTAACTCACTCATCAACCCCCTGCTCTACACCAGCTTCAATGAGGACTTCAAGCAGGCCTTTAAGAAACTGCTCCGATGTAACAAGTGCAGATAGGACTGCTTTCTTGGATATGTCTGAGCTGATTGTTGGTTGGCTGTAAACAATATATTAAAGAAGCCATATGTTTTTATACATgatgaatacattttattttggaATAAAAGCTGGTTTCATTCTAACTGAGACAATTGTAGTGTGCCTTTATCCAGAAGAGTTCTAAACAGATCATTTACAAtaagt is a genomic window containing:
- the LOC121539769 gene encoding 5-hydroxytryptamine receptor 1E-like, producing MSEPGGSFKMEPKTDMVLVVIFLSIVTLITALMNSAVILAIMNTKKLHLPANYLICSLAVTDFLVAILVMPLSVLYIATKKWLLGCVVCEAWLSVDMTCCTCSILHLCAIALDRHWAITNAVEYSCKRTPRHVAIMVTIVWTISVLISVPPLLWRHSGDDNFGNYTKCLIEHDHIGFTIYSTFGAFYIPMALILILYYRIFIAARTLYHRRSSLGARCKRRASSHKCLSSCRVASTSLCASEQSASDPTLNTELNILNGPTCVSQTAGDRGTGGPRDRGTCDERTQICASRERKAARTLGLILGAFILCWLPFFVKELLVGLQVFHASAQVSDFLTWLGYVNSLINPLLYTSFNEDFKQAFKKLLRCNKCR